Proteins from one Enterobacter bugandensis genomic window:
- the ubiI gene encoding FAD-dependent 2-octaprenylphenol hydroxylase gives MQNVDVAIVGGGMVGLALACGLQGSGLRVAVLEQKQPQPVASDAPPELRVSAINAASEKLLTRLGVWSDIVAQRASCYHGMEVWDKDSFGHIAFDDESMGYSHLGHIIENAVIHHALWQKAEQCSDVTLIAPAQIQQVAWGENEAFITLQSGDMLTARLVVGADGANSWLRNKADIPLTYWDYRHHAMVATIRTEEPHGGIARQIFHNDGILAFLPLADPHLCSIVWSLVPEKAQQMQDATPEAFNQALCVAFDNRLGLCTLESERLVFPLTGRYARQFAAHRLALVGDAAHTIHPLAGQGVNLGFMDAAELVEELRRLHREGKDIGQHLYLRRYERSRKHSAAMMLAGMQGFRELFAGANPAKKLLRDIGLKLADTLPGVKPQLLRQAMGLNDLPDWLR, from the coding sequence GTGCAAAATGTTGATGTTGCCATCGTTGGCGGCGGAATGGTTGGACTGGCGCTGGCCTGTGGATTACAGGGCAGCGGCCTGCGCGTGGCCGTGCTGGAGCAAAAGCAGCCCCAGCCTGTCGCATCAGATGCCCCGCCGGAACTCCGCGTGTCGGCGATTAACGCGGCCAGCGAAAAGCTTTTGACGCGTCTCGGCGTCTGGTCAGATATCGTCGCCCAGCGCGCCAGCTGCTATCACGGAATGGAAGTGTGGGACAAAGACAGCTTTGGCCATATTGCCTTTGATGATGAAAGCATGGGCTATAGCCATCTGGGGCATATCATAGAGAATGCGGTGATCCACCACGCGCTGTGGCAGAAAGCAGAGCAGTGCAGCGACGTGACGCTAATTGCGCCTGCGCAGATCCAGCAGGTGGCATGGGGCGAAAACGAGGCGTTTATCACCCTGCAAAGCGGCGACATGCTGACCGCGCGTCTGGTGGTCGGTGCCGACGGCGCTAACTCCTGGCTGCGCAACAAGGCCGATATCCCGCTGACGTACTGGGATTACCGCCATCATGCGATGGTAGCAACGATCCGCACCGAAGAGCCGCACGGCGGCATTGCGCGGCAGATTTTCCACAACGACGGCATACTGGCGTTCCTGCCGCTTGCCGATCCGCACCTGTGCTCGATTGTCTGGTCCCTGGTGCCGGAGAAAGCGCAGCAGATGCAGGATGCGACGCCGGAGGCCTTTAACCAGGCGCTGTGCGTGGCGTTTGATAACCGCCTTGGCTTGTGCACGCTTGAAAGCGAGCGGCTGGTATTCCCGTTAACCGGCCGCTACGCGCGTCAGTTCGCCGCGCACCGTCTGGCGCTGGTGGGGGATGCGGCCCATACCATTCATCCGCTGGCCGGGCAGGGCGTTAACCTCGGCTTTATGGACGCGGCGGAACTGGTGGAAGAACTGCGTCGCCTGCACCGTGAAGGTAAAGATATCGGCCAGCATCTGTATCTGCGTCGCTACGAGCGCAGCCGCAAGCACAGTGCGGCGATGATGCTGGCAGGAATGCAGGGCTTCCGCGAGCTGTTTGCCGGGGCAAATCCGGCGAAAAAACTGCTGCGCGATATCGGCCTCAAGCTGGCCGACACCCTTCCCGGCGTCAAACCTCAACTTCTTCGTCAGGCAATGGGTCTTAACGATCTTCCCGACTGGTTACGCTAA
- the gcvH gene encoding glycine cleavage system protein GcvH, translating into MSNVPAELKYSKEHEWLRKEADGTYTVGITEHAQELLGDMVFVDLPDVGTTVSAGDDCAVAESVKAASDIYAPVSGEIVAVNDALSDSPELVNSEPYEGGWIFKIKASDESQVAALLDATAYEALLEDE; encoded by the coding sequence ATGAGCAATGTGCCAGCAGAACTGAAATACAGCAAAGAACACGAGTGGCTGCGCAAAGAGGCGGACGGCACTTACACCGTAGGGATCACCGAGCACGCGCAAGAGCTGCTGGGCGACATGGTGTTTGTTGACCTGCCTGACGTGGGCACGACCGTTAGCGCGGGCGACGACTGCGCCGTGGCGGAGTCCGTAAAAGCGGCGTCTGACATCTATGCACCGGTAAGCGGTGAGATTGTTGCGGTCAACGACGCGCTGAGCGATTCGCCAGAACTGGTCAACAGCGAGCCTTATGAAGGCGGCTGGATCTTCAAGATCAAAGCCAGCGACGAATCGCAAGTTGCCGCGCTGCTGGATGCAACCGCGTACGAAGCACTACTGGAAGACGAATAA
- the trhA gene encoding PAQR family membrane homeostasis protein TrhA: MASRPLIAQGYSLAEEVANSISHGIGLVFGIVGLVLLLVQAVDTNASAMAITSYSLYGGSMILLFLASTLYHAIPHQRAKIWLKKFDHCAIYLLIAGTYTPFLLVGLNSPLSRGLMIVIWSLALLGILFKLTIAHRFKVLSLVTYLTMGWLSLIVVYQLAIKLAVGGVTLLAVGGVVYSLGVIFYVCKRIPYNHAIWHGFVLGGSVCHFLAIYLYVGQV, translated from the coding sequence ATGGCGAGCAGACCATTAATCGCACAGGGATATTCGCTGGCTGAGGAAGTGGCCAACAGCATCAGCCACGGTATTGGCCTGGTGTTTGGGATTGTCGGTTTAGTGTTATTGCTGGTACAGGCGGTGGATACCAATGCCAGCGCGATGGCCATTACCAGCTATAGCCTGTATGGCGGAAGTATGATCCTGCTGTTCCTGGCCTCGACGCTCTATCACGCGATTCCGCATCAGCGGGCCAAAATATGGCTTAAGAAATTTGACCACTGCGCTATCTATCTGCTGATTGCGGGTACCTATACGCCTTTTCTGCTGGTGGGGCTAAACTCACCGCTGTCGCGCGGCCTGATGATTGTTATCTGGAGCCTGGCGCTGCTGGGGATCCTGTTTAAGCTGACCATTGCGCACCGGTTTAAAGTGTTGTCGCTGGTCACCTATCTGACGATGGGCTGGCTGTCGCTGATTGTGGTGTATCAGCTGGCGATTAAGCTGGCGGTAGGGGGCGTCACGCTGCTGGCGGTGGGCGGTGTGGTCTACTCGCTGGGCGTTATTTTCTACGTCTGCAAGCGCATCCCATACAACCATGCCATCTGGCACGGCTTTGTTCTGGGCGGCAGCGTGTGCCACTTTTTGGCGATTTATTTGTACGTGGGGCAGGTTTAG
- the gcvT gene encoding glycine cleavage system aminomethyltransferase GcvT has product MAQQTPLYEQHVLCGARMVDFHGWMMPLHYGSQIDEHHAVRTDAGMFDVSHMTIVDLRGSRTREFLRYLLANDVAKLKTPGKALYTGMLNASGGVIDDLIVYYFTEDFFRLVVNSATREKDLSWITQHAEPYAVDITVRDDLSLIAVQGPNAQAKAASLFSDEQRTATEGMKPFFGVQAGDLFIATTGYTGEAGYEIAMPNEKAADFWRALVEAGVKPAGLGARDTLRLEAGMNLYGQEMDEGVSPLAANMGWTIAWEPADRDFIGREALEMQREKGTDQLVGLVMKEKGVLRGELPVRFTDADGNHREGVITSGTFSPTLGYSIALARVPAGIGETAVVQIRNREMPVHVTKPIFVRAGKPVA; this is encoded by the coding sequence ATGGCTCAACAGACTCCTTTGTACGAACAGCACGTGTTATGCGGCGCCCGCATGGTGGACTTCCATGGCTGGATGATGCCGCTGCACTACGGCTCGCAGATTGATGAGCACCACGCGGTGCGCACCGATGCCGGTATGTTCGACGTGTCCCACATGACGATTGTCGATCTGCGCGGTAGCCGCACCCGGGAGTTTTTGCGTTATCTGCTGGCAAACGACGTCGCCAAACTGAAGACGCCGGGCAAAGCGCTCTATACCGGCATGCTGAATGCCTCGGGCGGCGTGATTGATGACCTTATCGTCTACTACTTCACCGAAGATTTCTTCCGCCTCGTTGTAAACTCCGCCACCCGCGAAAAAGACCTCTCCTGGATCACCCAACACGCCGAACCTTATGCCGTCGACATCACCGTCCGTGACGATCTGTCGCTGATCGCCGTGCAGGGGCCGAACGCGCAGGCAAAAGCCGCGTCTCTGTTCAGCGACGAGCAGCGCACCGCCACCGAAGGCATGAAGCCGTTCTTCGGTGTGCAGGCGGGGGATCTGTTTATCGCCACCACCGGCTATACCGGTGAAGCGGGCTACGAAATTGCGATGCCGAACGAGAAAGCTGCCGATTTCTGGCGTGCGCTGGTAGAAGCGGGCGTGAAGCCTGCGGGCCTGGGCGCGCGCGATACGCTGCGTCTGGAAGCGGGGATGAATCTCTACGGTCAGGAAATGGATGAAGGCGTCTCTCCGCTGGCGGCCAACATGGGCTGGACCATCGCGTGGGAACCGGCTGACCGTGATTTTATTGGCCGTGAAGCGCTGGAGATGCAGCGCGAGAAGGGTACCGACCAGCTGGTTGGCCTGGTGATGAAGGAAAAAGGCGTGCTGCGCGGCGAGCTGCCGGTGCGCTTTACCGATGCTGACGGCAATCATCGCGAAGGCGTGATCACCAGCGGTACCTTCTCCCCGACGCTGGGCTACAGTATTGCACTGGCTCGCGTGCCGGCAGGCATTGGCGAAACGGCGGTAGTGCAAATCCGCAACCGCGAAATGCCGGTCCACGTGACCAAACCGATTTTTGTTCGCGCCGGTAAGCCGGTCGCCTAA
- a CDS encoding SDR family oxidoreductase has protein sequence MAIALVTGASRGIGKATALQLAREGHTVAVNYHHNIKAATDVINQIVEAGGKAFAVRADISDEAQVLAMFDSIDREGEPLRALVNNAGILFEQSTIENLSAERINRVLATNVTGYFLCCREAVKRMSIKHGGKGGAIVNVSSAASRLGAPGEYVDYAASKGAVDSLTTGLSLEVAAQGIRVNCVRPGLIYTDIHASGGEPGRVDRVKSLLPMQRGGQPEEVAQAIVWLLSEKASYVTGSFIELAGGK, from the coding sequence ATGGCAATTGCACTGGTCACCGGCGCGAGCCGGGGCATTGGGAAAGCCACCGCGCTGCAGCTGGCACGTGAAGGCCACACCGTGGCGGTGAACTATCACCACAACATTAAAGCCGCGACGGACGTTATCAATCAGATCGTTGAGGCCGGCGGTAAAGCGTTTGCCGTGCGTGCGGACATCAGCGATGAAGCTCAGGTGCTGGCGATGTTTGACAGCATCGATCGTGAAGGTGAGCCGCTTCGCGCGCTGGTCAATAATGCAGGCATTCTGTTTGAGCAATCCACCATCGAGAATCTGTCCGCAGAGCGCATTAACCGCGTGCTGGCGACCAACGTCACGGGCTACTTTCTCTGCTGTCGTGAAGCGGTGAAACGCATGTCCATCAAGCATGGCGGCAAGGGCGGGGCGATTGTGAATGTCTCTTCCGCCGCGTCTCGTCTGGGCGCGCCGGGTGAATATGTCGATTACGCTGCTTCTAAAGGCGCGGTAGATTCGCTGACAACCGGGCTATCGCTGGAGGTGGCGGCGCAGGGCATTCGCGTGAACTGCGTGCGGCCTGGGCTGATTTATACCGATATCCATGCTTCCGGCGGAGAGCCGGGGCGAGTGGATCGCGTGAAATCGTTACTGCCGATGCAGCGCGGCGGCCAGCCGGAAGAGGTGGCGCAGGCGATTGTCTGGCTGCTGAGCGAGAAGGCGTCTTACGTGACGGGCAGTTTTATCGAGCTGGCTGGCGGGAAGTAA
- the ubiH gene encoding 2-octaprenyl-6-methoxyphenyl hydroxylase, whose translation MSVIIVGGGMTGATLALAISHLTKGQLPVHLVEAVAPQAKNHPGFDSRAIALAQGTCQQLSRIGIWQAIPDCATAINTVHVSDRGHAGFVTLDAHDYRIDALGQVVELHDIGLRLFRLLQDAPGVTLHCPARVASFTRSEDAVSVTLDNGTVLDGQLLVAADGSRSALGTQCGVEWRQQPYGQVAVIANVSTAAEHNGRAFERFTQHGPLAMLPMTGGRCSLVWCHPQEKAEEVKSWSDERFCTELQKAFGWRLGRITHAGKRAVYPLSLTTASQSVSHRVALVGNAAQTLHPIAGQGFNLGLRDVMSLAETLSQAWSEQKDCGAYPVLSHYQTRRQADKEATIGVTDGLVHLFANRWAPLVVGRNLGLMAMELFIPARDVLAQRTLGWVAR comes from the coding sequence ATGAGCGTGATTATCGTTGGCGGCGGCATGACCGGCGCCACGCTGGCGTTAGCCATCTCGCATTTGACGAAGGGGCAGCTTCCGGTACATCTGGTTGAAGCCGTCGCGCCGCAGGCGAAGAATCACCCTGGGTTTGATTCCCGCGCCATTGCCCTGGCGCAGGGCACCTGCCAGCAGCTATCCCGCATTGGCATCTGGCAGGCCATCCCCGACTGCGCTACCGCCATTAATACCGTGCACGTGAGCGATCGCGGTCATGCCGGGTTTGTGACGCTGGATGCCCATGACTACCGTATTGACGCGCTGGGTCAGGTCGTTGAACTGCACGATATTGGCCTGCGCCTGTTCCGCCTGTTGCAGGACGCGCCGGGCGTCACGTTGCACTGCCCGGCACGCGTTGCCAGCTTCACCCGCAGTGAAGACGCGGTCAGCGTAACGCTGGACAATGGCACCGTGCTTGACGGACAGCTTCTGGTGGCGGCTGACGGGTCGCGCTCGGCGCTCGGCACCCAGTGCGGCGTAGAGTGGCGGCAGCAGCCTTACGGGCAGGTCGCGGTCATCGCGAACGTCTCGACCGCAGCAGAACACAACGGCCGGGCGTTTGAGCGCTTCACCCAGCACGGCCCGCTGGCGATGCTGCCGATGACGGGCGGGCGCTGCTCGCTGGTCTGGTGCCACCCGCAGGAAAAGGCCGAAGAGGTTAAATCCTGGTCCGACGAACGTTTTTGTACCGAGCTGCAGAAAGCCTTTGGCTGGCGGCTGGGGCGTATTACCCATGCCGGGAAACGTGCGGTCTATCCACTGTCGTTAACCACGGCATCACAGTCTGTTTCTCACCGCGTGGCGCTGGTCGGCAACGCGGCGCAAACCCTCCACCCCATCGCCGGGCAGGGCTTTAACCTCGGCCTGCGGGATGTGATGAGCCTGGCCGAAACGCTTTCGCAGGCGTGGAGCGAACAAAAGGACTGTGGCGCTTACCCGGTGCTAAGCCATTACCAGACGCGACGTCAGGCCGATAAAGAGGCGACAATTGGCGTCACTGATGGTTTAGTCCATCTCTTTGCCAATCGCTGGGCGCCGCTGGTTGTTGGTCGCAACCTCGGGCTGATGGCGATGGAACTGTTCATTCCGGCACGTGACGTGCTGGCGCAGCGGACCCTGGGTTGGGTCGCGCGTTAA
- the gcvP gene encoding aminomethyl-transferring glycine dehydrogenase yields the protein MTQTLSQLENRGAFIERHIGPDAQQQQEMLKTVGADSLDALIGQIVPKDIQLATPPQVGEATTEFAALAELKAIAGLNKRYKSYIGMGYTNVQLPPVILRNMLENPGWYTAYTPYQPEVSQGRLEALLNFQQVTLDLTGMDIASASLLDEATAAAEAMAMAKRVSKLKNANRFFVAADVHPQTLDVVRTRAETFGFEVIVDDADKVLDHQDVFGVLLQQVGTTGEVHDYGALIAELKSRKVVVSVAADFMALVLLTAPGKQGADIVFGSAQRFGVPMGYGGPHAAFFGAKDEFKRSMPGRIIGVSKDAAGNTALRMAMQTREQHIRREKANSNICTSQVLLANIASLYAVFHGPAGLKRIASRIHRLADILACGLQQKGLKLRHAHYFDTLCVEVADKAAVLARANAAEINLRSDIHNAVGITLDESTTRDDILSLFSVLLGDAHGLDVDTLDKEVALDSRSIQESMLRNDAILTHPVFNRYHSETEMMRYMHSLERKDLALNQAMIPLGSCTMKLNAAAEMIPITWPEFSELHPFCPPEQAEGYHMMINQLSDWLVKLTGYDALCMQPNSGAQGEYAGLLAIRHYHESRNEGHRDICLIPSSAHGTNPASAQMAGMEVVVVACDKNGNIDLADLRAKAEQAGDRLSCIMVTYPSTHGVYEETIREVCDVVHQFGGQVYLDGANMNAQVGITSPGFIGADVSHLNLHKTFCIPHGGGGPGMGPIGVKAHLAPFVPGHSVVQIEGMLTRQGAVSAAPFGSASILPISWMYIRMMGAEGLKQASQVAILNANYIATRLKSAFPVLYTGRDGRVAHECILDIRPLKEQTGISELDIAKRLIDYGFHAPTMSFPVAGTLMVEPTESESKAELDRFIDAMLAIRMEIDRVQDGEWTLEDNPLVNAPHTQHEMVAEWNHGYSRELAVFPAGVANKYWPTVKRLDDVYGDRNLFCSCVPMSEYK from the coding sequence ATGACACAGACTTTAAGCCAGCTTGAAAACCGTGGCGCCTTCATTGAACGTCACATTGGGCCGGATGCTCAGCAACAGCAGGAGATGCTGAAGACGGTTGGCGCGGATTCATTAGACGCACTGATCGGCCAGATTGTGCCAAAAGACATCCAGCTTGCCACGCCGCCTCAGGTAGGGGAAGCCACCACGGAGTTCGCCGCGCTGGCGGAGCTGAAGGCTATTGCAGGCCTCAACAAGCGCTATAAGTCTTACATTGGCATGGGCTACACCAACGTGCAGTTACCGCCAGTTATCCTGCGTAACATGCTGGAAAACCCGGGCTGGTACACCGCTTACACCCCTTATCAGCCAGAAGTTTCTCAGGGGCGTCTGGAAGCGCTGCTGAACTTCCAGCAGGTGACGCTGGATCTGACCGGTATGGATATCGCTTCCGCCTCTCTGCTGGATGAAGCGACCGCCGCTGCCGAAGCGATGGCGATGGCAAAACGCGTGAGCAAGCTGAAAAATGCTAACCGCTTCTTCGTGGCGGCGGACGTACATCCCCAGACGCTGGACGTGGTGCGCACCCGTGCAGAAACCTTCGGCTTTGAGGTGATCGTCGACGACGCCGACAAAGTGCTGGATCACCAGGACGTCTTCGGCGTGCTGCTGCAGCAGGTGGGTACCACCGGCGAAGTTCACGACTACGGCGCGCTGATTGCCGAGCTGAAATCCCGCAAAGTGGTTGTCAGCGTTGCCGCCGATTTTATGGCGCTGGTGCTGCTGACGGCGCCGGGCAAACAGGGCGCGGATATTGTATTCGGCTCCGCGCAGCGCTTCGGCGTGCCGATGGGCTACGGCGGCCCGCACGCGGCGTTCTTCGGCGCGAAAGATGAATTCAAACGCTCCATGCCAGGCCGTATCATTGGCGTGTCAAAAGATGCTGCCGGTAATACCGCGTTGCGCATGGCGATGCAGACCCGCGAGCAGCATATCCGCCGCGAGAAAGCGAACTCCAACATCTGTACTTCCCAGGTACTGCTGGCAAACATCGCCAGCCTGTATGCGGTATTCCACGGTCCGGCTGGCCTGAAGCGCATTGCCAGCCGCATTCACCGCCTGGCCGATATTCTGGCCTGCGGCCTGCAGCAGAAGGGCCTCAAGCTGCGCCACGCGCACTACTTCGACACCCTGTGCGTGGAAGTGGCAGACAAAGCCGCCGTGCTGGCGCGCGCGAATGCAGCAGAAATCAACCTGCGCAGCGACATCCACAACGCGGTCGGCATTACGCTGGATGAAAGCACCACTCGCGACGATATCCTGAGCCTGTTCAGCGTGTTGCTGGGCGACGCACACGGTCTGGACGTTGATACGCTCGACAAAGAGGTCGCGCTCGACAGCCGCTCCATTCAGGAAAGCATGCTGCGCAATGACGCGATCCTGACTCACCCGGTGTTCAATCGCTATCACAGCGAAACCGAGATGATGCGCTATATGCACTCTCTGGAGCGCAAGGATCTGGCGCTGAACCAGGCGATGATCCCGCTGGGCTCCTGCACCATGAAGCTGAACGCCGCGGCAGAGATGATCCCGATTACCTGGCCTGAATTCTCCGAACTGCACCCGTTCTGCCCGCCAGAACAGGCGGAAGGCTATCACATGATGATCAACCAGCTTTCAGACTGGCTGGTGAAGCTGACCGGTTACGACGCGCTCTGCATGCAGCCGAACTCCGGCGCGCAGGGTGAATACGCGGGCCTGCTGGCGATCCGTCACTATCACGAAAGCCGTAACGAAGGCCACCGCGATATCTGCCTGATCCCAAGCTCCGCCCACGGCACCAACCCGGCCTCAGCACAGATGGCGGGCATGGAAGTGGTGGTCGTGGCATGCGACAAAAACGGCAACATCGATTTGGCCGACCTGCGCGCGAAAGCCGAGCAGGCAGGCGACAGACTTTCCTGCATCATGGTGACCTATCCATCCACCCACGGCGTGTACGAAGAGACCATCCGTGAAGTGTGCGACGTGGTGCACCAGTTCGGCGGTCAGGTATATCTCGACGGCGCAAACATGAACGCGCAGGTGGGCATTACCTCGCCGGGCTTTATCGGCGCGGACGTATCGCACCTCAACCTGCACAAAACCTTCTGTATTCCGCACGGCGGTGGCGGCCCGGGCATGGGTCCAATCGGCGTGAAAGCGCACCTGGCGCCGTTTGTGCCGGGCCACAGCGTGGTGCAGATTGAAGGCATGCTGACCCGTCAGGGCGCGGTCTCTGCGGCACCGTTCGGCAGCGCATCAATCCTGCCAATCAGCTGGATGTACATCCGCATGATGGGCGCGGAAGGGCTGAAGCAGGCGAGCCAGGTGGCTATTCTGAACGCCAACTACATTGCGACTCGCCTGAAGTCCGCCTTCCCGGTGCTCTATACCGGCCGCGACGGTCGCGTGGCGCACGAGTGCATTCTCGATATTCGTCCGCTGAAAGAGCAGACCGGCATCAGCGAGCTGGATATCGCCAAGCGTCTGATCGACTACGGCTTCCACGCGCCAACCATGTCGTTCCCGGTTGCGGGGACGCTGATGGTGGAGCCGACCGAGTCTGAAAGCAAAGCCGAGCTGGACCGCTTTATCGACGCGATGCTGGCCATCCGCATGGAGATCGACCGCGTGCAGGACGGCGAATGGACGCTGGAAGATAACCCGCTGGTCAACGCCCCGCACACCCAGCACGAGATGGTGGCAGAGTGGAACCACGGTTACTCCCGCGAGCTGGCCGTCTTCCCGGCAGGCGTGGCAAACAAATACTGGCCGACCGTGAAGCGTCTTGATGACGTTTACGGCGACCGTAATCTGTTCTGCTCCTGCGTGCCGATGAGCGAATACAAGTAA
- the bglA gene encoding 6-phospho-beta-glucosidase BglA encodes MKKITLPKDFLWGGAVAAHQVEGGWNKGGKGPSICDVLTGGAHGVPREITQEVVPGKYYPNHEAIDFHGHYKEDIKLFAEMGFKCFRTSIAWTRIFPKGDETQPNEEGLKFYDDMFDELLKYNIEPVITLSHFEMPLHLVQEYGSWTNRKVVDFFVRFAEVVFERYKHKVKYWMTFNEINNQRNWRAPLFGYCCSGVVYTEHDNPEETMYQVLHHQFVASALAVKAARRINPEMKVGCMLAMVALYPFSCKPEDVMFAQESMRERYVFTDVQLRGYYPSYVLNEWERRGFSIKMEAGDEQILREGTCDYLGFSYYMTNAVKAEGGTGDAISGFEGSVPNPHVKASDWGWQIDPVGLRYSLCELYERYQKPLFIVENGFGAYDKVEEDGSIIDDYRIDYLRAHVEEMIKAVTHDGVDLMGYTPWGCIDCVSFTTGQYSKRYGFIYVNKHDDGTGDMSRSRKKSFEWYKGVIASNGEKL; translated from the coding sequence ATGAAAAAAATAACCTTACCGAAAGATTTTTTATGGGGCGGCGCGGTTGCCGCTCATCAGGTTGAAGGCGGCTGGAACAAAGGCGGCAAAGGGCCAAGCATTTGCGACGTGCTGACCGGCGGCGCACACGGCGTGCCGCGCGAAATCACGCAGGAAGTGGTGCCGGGTAAATACTACCCAAACCACGAAGCCATCGACTTCCACGGCCACTATAAAGAAGACATCAAGCTATTTGCCGAGATGGGCTTCAAGTGTTTCCGTACCTCTATCGCCTGGACGCGCATCTTCCCGAAAGGTGACGAAACGCAGCCAAACGAAGAAGGGCTGAAGTTTTACGACGACATGTTCGATGAGCTGCTGAAGTACAACATCGAACCGGTGATCACCCTCTCCCACTTCGAAATGCCGCTGCACCTGGTGCAGGAGTATGGTAGCTGGACCAACCGCAAAGTGGTCGATTTCTTCGTGCGCTTCGCCGAAGTGGTGTTTGAGCGCTACAAGCACAAGGTCAAATACTGGATGACCTTCAACGAAATCAACAACCAGCGCAACTGGCGCGCCCCGCTGTTCGGCTACTGCTGCTCGGGCGTGGTCTACACCGAACATGACAACCCGGAAGAGACCATGTACCAGGTGCTGCACCACCAGTTTGTGGCCAGCGCCCTGGCGGTGAAAGCCGCGCGCCGCATCAACCCGGAGATGAAAGTCGGCTGCATGCTGGCGATGGTGGCGCTCTATCCGTTCTCCTGCAAGCCGGAAGACGTGATGTTCGCTCAGGAATCCATGCGCGAACGCTATGTCTTTACCGACGTCCAGTTGCGTGGTTACTACCCGTCCTACGTGCTGAACGAGTGGGAGCGCCGCGGCTTTTCCATCAAAATGGAGGCGGGCGACGAGCAGATCCTGCGTGAAGGTACCTGCGACTACTTAGGCTTCAGCTACTACATGACCAACGCGGTGAAGGCGGAAGGCGGCACCGGCGATGCCATTTCCGGCTTCGAAGGCAGCGTGCCGAACCCGCACGTGAAGGCGTCCGACTGGGGCTGGCAGATTGACCCGGTGGGCCTGCGCTATTCCCTGTGCGAACTGTACGAGCGTTATCAGAAGCCGCTGTTTATCGTTGAAAACGGCTTCGGTGCCTACGACAAGGTGGAAGAAGACGGCAGCATCATCGATGACTATCGCATCGACTACCTGCGTGCCCACGTGGAGGAGATGATCAAAGCCGTCACGCACGATGGCGTGGATCTGATGGGCTATACGCCGTGGGGCTGCATCGACTGCGTGTCGTTCACCACCGGTCAGTACAGCAAGCGCTACGGCTTTATCTACGTCAACAAGCACGACGACGGCACGGGCGACATGTCTCGCTCCCGTAAGAAGAGCTTCGAGTGGTATAAAGGCGTGATTGCCAGCAACGGCGAGAAACTTTAA
- a CDS encoding MurR/RpiR family transcriptional regulator — MFTHSAIASLNNLEMMVYNYVIKNRDKVMYMTIRELADAAGVSTTTILRFCRKLNCEGYSEFRVRFKLYLEQNEPQQANFGASEIISFFKSVNNEEFDALLNDAVNIILSSERIIFVGAGTSGSLAKYGARFFSNIGKFSNHIDDPYFPVTNDMAKNALAIVLSVSGETEEILRFASQFSLHHCKVLSITSHEHSRLAKLADFNLSWHVPQTRIGGVYDITTQIPVIYILESLGRKLAKKLTE; from the coding sequence ATGTTCACCCACTCCGCCATTGCCAGTCTCAATAACCTGGAAATGATGGTCTACAACTATGTCATCAAAAACCGGGACAAAGTGATGTACATGACCATCCGCGAGCTGGCGGATGCGGCTGGCGTCTCAACCACCACTATCCTGCGCTTTTGCCGCAAGCTCAACTGCGAAGGGTATTCTGAATTTCGCGTGCGCTTTAAGCTCTATCTTGAGCAGAACGAGCCCCAGCAGGCGAATTTCGGCGCCAGCGAAATTATCAGCTTCTTTAAAAGCGTGAATAATGAAGAGTTCGACGCGCTATTAAATGACGCGGTAAATATCATTTTGTCTTCCGAGCGAATTATATTTGTCGGGGCGGGCACGTCAGGCTCTTTGGCCAAATATGGCGCACGCTTCTTTTCAAATATTGGTAAATTCAGTAATCATATTGATGACCCTTATTTCCCGGTTACCAATGATATGGCGAAAAATGCGCTGGCGATTGTGCTCTCCGTCTCGGGCGAAACCGAGGAGATCCTGCGCTTCGCCAGCCAGTTCAGCCTGCATCACTGCAAGGTGCTCTCTATCACCAGCCACGAGCACTCTCGCCTGGCAAAACTGGCGGACTTTAATCTCTCCTGGCACGTTCCCCAGACGCGAATTGGCGGCGTCTACGATATCACCACGCAAATTCCCGTCATTTATATTCTGGAATCTCTCGGACGCAAGCTGGCGAAAAAACTGACGGAATAA